Genomic window (Geoalkalibacter ferrihydriticus DSM 17813):
CACTTTCCAATAAGGAAATGGTTGATAACCTCGGTAAAGAGGTTCTTCAGGTAATCACCGATTACGCCTACGCCTTGGCCACCCTGGATCGCTACGACCACGGGACGTTAGCCATCGAGGAGACGACCCGCGAGACGCTGCACGTCATCGACTATGAACAAGCGATCGGCATCGTCCATGCCATGAAGGGAGAGTTCGACGGGCTGTTCGGCATCGAGAAGGATCAAGGGTTCAAGAGCGCCCTTGGTACCATCTACCAGACCTTCGACGGCAAGGAACTTTATCCCAGTGTCGAGGAAAAGGCCGCCAATCTGCTTTATTTCGTGGTCAAGAATCACGCCTTCAGCGACGGCAACAAGCGTATCGCCGCCGCCATCTTCATCTATTTTCTCGCCGGCAACGGTATTCTCTATCGCCCCGACGGCTCCAAGCGCCTGGCTGACAATGCCCTGGTGGCACTGACGCTACTCATCGCCGAAAGCCGACCTGAAGAAAAAGAGACCATCGTTAAAGTCATCGTCAATCTCATCAACCGGAGCAACGATTAAATTTTATGACCCCCGCAGCTATTGTCAGCAAACTCTGGAACTTCTGTAACGTCCTGCGCGACGATGGCATGAGCTACGGCGACTACGTCGAACAGCTCACTTACCTGCTGTTTCTAAAAATGGCCGACGAGCGCACCAAGCCGCCCTACAACCAGCCGAGTTCCGTGCCTGCCGAATGGGCCTGGCCGAACCTGATCAAAAAAGACGGCGACGAGTTGTTCGACCACTACCGCCACACCCTGGAAAACCTCGGCAACGAAAAGGGGCTGCTCGGGCTGATCTTCACCAAGTCGCAGAACAAGTTTCAGGACCCGGCCAAGCTGCGCCGCCTGATCGTTGATCTCATCGACAAAGAAAACTGGTCGGTGATGAGCGCCGACGTCAAGGGCGATGCCTATGAAGGGTTGCTGGAAAAGAACGCCCAGGATACCAAATCCGGTGCCGGGCAGTATTTCACGCCGCGTCCACTGATTCAGGCCATGGTTGATGCCGTTGCTCCCAAACCCGGCGAAACCATCTGCGATCCGGCTTGCGGCACCGGTGGTTTTCTGTTGGCTGCCCAGGATTATATCGTCCAGCATCATCCCCACATGACAAAGGACGAGCTCAAGCAGCTTAAAGAGGGCACCTTTCAGGGCTGCGAACTGGTGCAGAGCACGGCGCGGTTGTGCGCCATGAATCTGATGCTGCATGGCATCGGCGGCAACGGCAGTCGTCTGCCGCTGACGGTGGGAGATTCTCTAGCTGCTGATCCGGGTGATCGCTACGATATCATCCTGACCAATCCACCCTTTGGCAAGAAAAGCAGCACCACCATCGTCGCCGAGGACGGCAGGGTGGCCAAGGAAAAGGAGATCATCGAGCGCGACGATTTCTGGGCAACCACCTCGAACAAGCAGCTCAATTTCATCCAGCATGTCAAAACCCTGCTCAAGCAGAACGGTCGCGCCGCCGTGGTGGTGCCGGACAATGTGCTGTTTGAGGGGGGCGCAGGGGAAACCATCCGCCGCAAACTGCTGCACGAATGCAACGTCCACACCCTGCTGCGTCTGCCCACCGGCCTGTTCTACGCCCAGGGGGTCAAGGCGAACGTGCTCTTCTTCGACCGTAAACCGGCTAGCGAAACACCCTGGACAAAGAAGCTGTGGATTTACGATCTGCGCACCAACATGCACTTCACCCTCAAAACCAATGCGCTAGGGCGCAGTGATCTGGATGAGTTCGTTACCCTTTACCATGCCGGCAATCTCCGCCAGCGCGCCACCACCTGGAGCGAGGACAGCCCCAGCGGGCGCTGGCGTTGTTACGACTATGCCGACTTGATTGCCCGCGACAAGGCGAGCCTGGATCTCTTCTGGTTGAAGGATGATTCGCTGGAGGATTCGGATAACTTGCCGGAGCCGAGCCTGCTTGCCGCCGAGATTGTCGCGGATCTAGAGGCGGCGCTGGAACAGTTTCGACTCATTGCCGAGGATTTGGGTGAGTCCGAGCTGGAATCTTGAGCAGGGGTTCGAATGCCCCCGGGCATGCGTTGCGAAGGGGGGCCTTGCTTCGGTTTGGTAATTAAAAACCAGGGATGGCAACAGGTAAACAACAACTGGTCAATAGAATGGGCCGATGGGACTCCCTAGTCCGACGGATAAACTTTCCAGGATTTACCTTTATATCTGCCAACGGGACGATATCTTCTGAAAACTTGATGGCCATGACCACACCTCCTCTTGACCATTTAGTAGCACCTAAATAAAGGTACGTCAAGAGCACCTATAAATCCCAAATCCACCGCCACCGCGGATGGCAGCGGCCTTGAACCTCAAAAATCATGAGAAAAAGATAAGAGTTCGAGTCAAACGCAATCTGAAATGATCTCAGAGACCCTTCTGCGCGTGCTCCAGTGGATTATTCGGTGGATTTTGCGCGCACTTAATCCCTGGCTTGGCGAACTCCGGCCGCCTGGACAAGATCAAGGTAGGTTGGAAGTCCCGCCAGGGCCGTCATGCCTGAAGTCACGCTGTGCTCTTGGTACTGGAATGGAAGAATGCCTTGAGCCATGATTGCTTCACCTCGTTGGTGATAGATTCTTGGTCGCACAAGCATTCTATCTTCCCGGTTTATCTGGGCCAACGAGGTTTTTCTATTTTTTTGATGGTGGATCAGGGTGGGACGAGTATGGAGTGTGGTTAAACAAAAAGCCCCGATTTCTCAGGGCTTTTTGTTTATATTGGATGTTGTCGGAATATTAAGTGGTGGGGGCGGTCGGAGTCGAACCGACATGGACTTGCGTCCGCTGGATTTTGAGTCCAGTGCGTCTACCAATTTCACCACGCCCCCGTTTTAGGTAGCAGAGGGAACGGATTATAAAGATAACCGGGGCACGGGTCAAGCAGGAGTTTTTGTCGCAATGGCAGAAAGTAGGCTGTTCCACATTCGGCCGCCGCCGACGGGTTGGTTTTCGATGCGGGTGACGGGCAGGATATCGATGAGAGAGTTGGTCAAAAAGACCTCCTCAGCCTGCATCAGCTCCTCGCGGGAGATGGCCGCTTCGCGGCTATCGAGCCCGAGGCGGGCGGCGGCTTCAAGGACTTGGCGGCGCATGATGCCGGCGAGGACCAGTTCGCCGGCGGGGGGGGTGATCAAGGCTCCCTGGCGCACAATGAAGAGATTGGATGTGGCGCCCTCGATGACCTCACCCTGCTCGGTTACGAACAAGGCTTCGCGTACCCCTTTGAGCCGCGCGTGATTTGCGGCGAACAGGCAGTCGGCGTAATTGCCGCGTTTCATTTGCGGCAGATGGGAGAGCGGGTTGACCCGGCGGTTGGGGGCAAAAACGCAGGCCACGCCGGTCTGGCGCTCCTGGGTGGTGGGTTCCTCGGTGGGGAACGCAATGATGACGAAGCGCGCCGATTTGGATGGCGGATACTCGAGGCTGTCGAAGCTGCCGCGGGTCAGGGTCAGGCGGATGCGGGAAACCGGTGCGGTGAGGCGCGGAATGGTGCGCTCCAGGGCACTTTCAATGCGTTTGCGGTCGCAGGGAAAATCAAGCAGGCGGGCGGACATCTCCAGGCGATCGAGATGCTC
Coding sequences:
- a CDS encoding type I restriction-modification system subunit M translates to MTPAAIVSKLWNFCNVLRDDGMSYGDYVEQLTYLLFLKMADERTKPPYNQPSSVPAEWAWPNLIKKDGDELFDHYRHTLENLGNEKGLLGLIFTKSQNKFQDPAKLRRLIVDLIDKENWSVMSADVKGDAYEGLLEKNAQDTKSGAGQYFTPRPLIQAMVDAVAPKPGETICDPACGTGGFLLAAQDYIVQHHPHMTKDELKQLKEGTFQGCELVQSTARLCAMNLMLHGIGGNGSRLPLTVGDSLAADPGDRYDIILTNPPFGKKSSTTIVAEDGRVAKEKEIIERDDFWATTSNKQLNFIQHVKTLLKQNGRAAVVVPDNVLFEGGAGETIRRKLLHECNVHTLLRLPTGLFYAQGVKANVLFFDRKPASETPWTKKLWIYDLRTNMHFTLKTNALGRSDLDEFVTLYHAGNLRQRATTWSEDSPSGRWRCYDYADLIARDKASLDLFWLKDDSLEDSDNLPEPSLLAAEIVADLEAALEQFRLIAEDLGESELES
- the rhuM gene encoding virulence protein RhuM/Fic/DOC family protein — protein: MSDVVIYQAEDGKTRLEVQLEKETVWLSQSQMSELFGRERSVVTKHINNVFREGELDKQSNVQNMHIANSDKPVAFYNLDVIISVGYRVKSQRGTQFRQWATRLLREHLVKGYTLNEQRLSEEGSKLREMQRAIDLLSRTLSNKEMVDNLGKEVLQVITDYAYALATLDRYDHGTLAIEETTRETLHVIDYEQAIGIVHAMKGEFDGLFGIEKDQGFKSALGTIYQTFDGKELYPSVEEKAANLLYFVVKNHAFSDGNKRIAAAIFIYFLAGNGILYRPDGSKRLADNALVALTLLIAESRPEEKETIVKVIVNLINRSND
- a CDS encoding aminotransferase class IV, coding for MIVNIDGGFLEPGEARLPVDDGGFQFGETLFETLKACDRKILRVSEHLDRLEMSARLLDFPCDRKRIESALERTIPRLTAPVSRIRLTLTRGSFDSLEYPPSKSARFVIIAFPTEEPTTQERQTGVACVFAPNRRVNPLSHLPQMKRGNYADCLFAANHARLKGVREALFVTEQGEVIEGATSNLFIVRQGALITPPAGELVLAGIMRRQVLEAAARLGLDSREAAISREELMQAEEVFLTNSLIDILPVTRIENQPVGGGRMWNSLLSAIATKTPA